In Zalophus californianus isolate mZalCal1 chromosome 17, mZalCal1.pri.v2, whole genome shotgun sequence, one DNA window encodes the following:
- the PLEKHG2 gene encoding pleckstrin homology domain-containing family G member 2 isoform X5 — translation MPEGARGPSLSKPSPSLGRGPTAPAAPAMASPRGSGSSTSLSTVGSEGDPAPGPTPVCSASRPEPLPGPPIRLHLSPVGTPGSAKPSRLERVAREIVETERAYVRDLRSIVEDYLGPLLDGGVLGLSAEQVGILFANIEDIYEFSSELLEDLEGSRSAGGIAECFVQRSEDFDIYTLYCMNYPSSLALLRELSLSPPAALWLQERQAQLRHSLPLQSFLLKPVQRILKYHLLLQELGKHWAEGPGVGGREMVEEAIVSMTAVAWYINDMKRKQEHAARLQEVQRRLGGWTGPELSAFGELVLEGAFRGGGGGGPRLRGGERLLFLFSRMLLVAKRRGPEYTYKGHIFCCNLSVSESPRDPLGFKVSDLTIPKHRHLLQAKNQEEKRLWIHCLQRLFFENHPASIPAKAKQVLLENSLHCAPKSKPIPEPLTPPLGSPHPRDARSFTPGRRNTAPSPGPSATRRGRRQSEPVKDPYVTFPQNAKPRLKHAGSEGELYPPIEPQPPVPASGPPEDLEDPGPPTLEPSGTSITEEILELLNQRGLRDPGCPLQPSPHDIPTFPGDSQVPGNSETLTFQALPSRDSSEEEEEEELEMDERGPSPLHVLEGLESSSAAETRDVPGLSRSPDAPSLPEIPGLSEIPKIPRLPSLSDISSVFEMPCLPAIPSVPDIPSLAGAPALPCDSWLQGPLRRPDEALAARKELVPGGSLAKRGEPSSGGRAGREEAEEGEPFPDFQPQDVPRDQGFPDGLEFRSCSEIRSAWQALEQGQLARPGFPEPLLILEDSDLGGGGGSGKAAAPSSERAASRVRELARLYSERIQQMQRAETRASANAPRRRPRALAQPQLSPRLPQEQAEPGPLPAFGHVLVCELAFPLTCAQESVPLGPATRAHAATPLSKQGGSLDGRGLHVSTLPDATATPVPEQGGPRNIQNVATATTALPQQEDPPDVQATALPDPEGHLEIQLPATAPLLEQKGRVDAQVPTSPALPRQGHCSDVTVLATATVPEQEGPLRSQSPTGTPLAKQGGSRDAPFPAGVCDQAVNVERKHGSSLDHPIPGSTALPLQHDLPDVLVPGTSPPPAWEGPPSHQIPANTPVSLPQDPSDIQLLGTSALPAHGSCLDRRIPANTPLSLPQDPNVPAATPLPQQPGLPDTQVQALPLLPKQGGLPDIQGPSAAPLLQEQSFTDLQVQKLTPLLEQKSLPDVRDPPATLWPEQRSSQDIQGLLSTPGQTTVVLSKPGRHLASPVTRSESSELTPPHSPPPPTRQLLGPNAAALSRYLAASYISQSLARRQGPGGEAPLASRGSWSSSAPASRAPSPPPQPQPPPPPARRLSYATTVNIQVGGGGRLRPAKAQVRLNHPALLAPAQESVGLRRAQGAPDAPFHM, via the exons ATGCCCGAGGGAGCCCGTGGACCGAGCCTGTCCAAACCCAGCCCTAGCCTTGGCCGTGGCCCCACAG cccctgcagcccctgccaTGGCCTCCCCCCGAGGTTCTGGGAGCTCCACATCCCTGAGCACGGTGGGCTCTGAGGGGGACCCGGCTCCAGGGCCCACCCCAGTCTGCTCAGCATCCAGGCCAGAGCCCCTTCCAGGGCCCCCCATCCGCCTGCATCTGTCACCCGTGGGGACCCCGGGTTCGGCCAAACCCTCGAGGCTGGAGCGAGTGGCGCGAGAGATCGTGGAGACAGAGCGGGCCTATGTCCGGGACCTTCGCAGCATCGTGGAG GACTACCTGGGCCCACTGCTGGATGGTGGGGTCCTAGGGCTGAGCGCGGAGCAGGTGGGCATACTGTTTGCCAACATCGAGGACATCTACGAGTTCAGCAG CGAGCTCCTGGAAGACCTGGAGGGCAGCCGCAGCGCGGGGGGCATTGCCGAGTGTTTCGTGCAGAGG AGTGAGGATTTTGACATCTACACGTTGTACTGCATGAACTACCCGAG CTCCCTAGCCCTGCTCCGGGAGCTGTCGCTGTCCCCGCCTGCAGCCCTGTGGTTGCAGGAGCGCCAGGCCCAGCTCCGCCACTCACTGCCCCTGCAGAGCTTCCTGCTGAAACCTGTTCAGCGGATCCTCAAGTACCATCTGCTGCTGCAG GAGCTAGGCAAGCACTGGGCAGAGGGCCCGGGTGTGGGGGGCCGCGAGATGGTGGAAGAGGCCATCGTGTCCATGACCGCGGTCGCCTGGTACATCAACGACATGAAACGCAAGCAGGAGCACGCCGCGCGCCTCCAG GAAGTGCAGCGGCGGCTGGGCGGCTGGACTGGCCCGGAGCTCAGTGCTTTTGGGGAGCTGGTGCTAGAGGGCGCGTTCCGAGGTGGCGGAGGGGGCGGCCCCCGACTTCGAGGGGGCGAGCGGCTGCTCTTTCTGTTCTCACGGATGCTGCTCGTGGCCAAGCGCCGGGGACCGGAGTACACCTACAAGGGCCACATCTTT TGCTGCAACCTGAGTGTGAGCGAGAGTCCACGAGACCCTCTAGGGTTCAAGGTGTCTGATCTGACTATTCCCAAACACAGGCACCTGCTCCAG GCCAAGAACCAAGAGGAGAAGAGACTGTGGATTCACTGTCTCCAGCGCCTCTTCTTTGAGAACCACCCCGCCTCCATCCCTGCCAAG GCCAAACAAGTTCTCCTTGAAAACAGTCTGCACT GTGCTCCTAAAAGTAAGCCTATCCCAGAGCCCCTGACACCCCCGCTTGGGTCTCCCCATCCTCGGGATGCTAGAAGTTTCACGCCTGGACGAAGGAACACAG ccccgTCTCCAGGACCCTCTGCCACTCGCCGTGGCCGCAGACAGTCTG AGCCAGTGAAGGACCCGTATGTTACATTTCCACAGAACG CTAAGCCTAGACTCAAG CATGCTGGCAGTGAGGGGGAGCTCTACCCCCCCATAGAGCCTCAGCCGCCAGTGCCGGCTTCTGGACCCCCTGAGGACCTGGAGGACCCTGGACCCCCCACGCTGGAACCCTCCGGGACCTCCATCACTGAAGAGATCCTGGAACTGTTGAACCAAAGAGGCCTCCGGGATCCAGGG TGCCCGCTGCAGCCATCCCCCCACGACATTCCCACGTTCCCCGGCGACTCCCAGGTGCCGGGCAACAGTGAAACCCTCACATTCCAAGCCCTGCCCAGCCGGGACTcctcagaagaggaggaggaggaggagctagAAATGGACGAACGGGGGCCTTCCCCACTCCACGTCCTGGAAGGACTCGAAAGTTCCAGCGCGGCTGAAACTCGCGACGTTCCCGGCCTTAGCAGAAGTCCAGACGCACCCAGCCTCCCTGAAATTCCCGGCCTGTCTGAAATTCCCAAGATTCCCCGCCTTCCCAGTCTCTCTGACATTTCCAGTGTTTTTGAAATGCCCTGCCTTCCAGCCATACCTAGTGTCCCGGACATTCCTAGTCTCGCCGGTGCCCCCGCCCTTCCCTGTGACTCATGGCTCCAGGGACCTCTGCGGCGGCCCGATGAGGCTTTAGCCGCCAGGAAAGAACTGGTCCCCGGAGGCAGCTTGGCAAAACGGGGAGAACCCTCCTCCGGCGGCAGGGCAGGGCGGGAGGAGGCTGAAGAAGGGGAACCGTTCCCAGACTTCCAGCCCCAGGATGTCCCCCGAGATCAGGGATTCCCGGATGGGTTGGAATTCCGCTCTTGTTCAGAGATCCGGAGCGCCTGGCAGGCCCTGGAGCAAGGGCAGCTGGCCCGGCCAGGTTTCCCAGAGCCGCTGCTGATCCTGGAAGACTCGGATCTGGGCGGAGGCGGCGGGAGCGGGAAGGCTGCAGCCCCGAGTTCCGAGAGGGCAGCTTCCCGCGTGCGAGAGTTAGCCCGGCTCTACAGCGAGCGGATCCAGCAGATGCAGCGGGCCGAGACCCGGGCGTCAGCCAATGCCCCCCGCCGCCGGCCCCGCGCTCTGGCACAGCCACAGCTGTCCCCCCGCCTGCCCCAAGAGCAGGCCGAGCCAG ggcccctgcctgcctttggACACGTGCTGGTATGTGAGCTGGCCTTCCCGCTGACCTGTGCCCAGGAGTCTGTCCCCCTGGGTCCTGCCACCCGGGCTCACGCCGCCACACCGTTGTCTAAGCAGGGAGGCAGCCTGGATGGCCGGGGTCTCCATGTTTCAACTTTGCCGGACGCCACCGCTACCCCTGTGCCCGAGCAAGGAGGCCCCAGGAATATACAGAATGTGGCTACAGCCACCACAGCCTTGCCCCAGCAGGAAGACCCCCCAGATGTGCAGGCTACAGCTTTGCCTGACCCAGAAGGCCACCTGGAAATCCAACTTCCAGCTACCGCTCCTTTGCTTGAGCAGAAAGGCCGTGTGGACGCCCAGGTTCCAaccagcccagctctgcccaggcAGGGGCACTGTTCTGATGTCACGGTCTTAGCCACCGCCACTGTGCCCGAGCAAGAAGGCCCCCTACGTAGCCAGAGCCCGACCGGTACCCCGTTAGCTAAGCAAGGAGGTTCCAGGGATGCTCCGTTCCCAGCTGGTGTTTGTGATCAAGCCGTCAACGTGGAGCGTAAGCACGGAAGCAGCCTGGACCATCCGATCCCAGGCAGCACTGCACTGCCCTTGCAACATGACCTCCCGGACGTTCTGGTTCCGGGTACTTCACCTCCACCTGCCTGGGAAGGCCCCCCAAGCCATCAGATCCCAGCCAACACGCCAGTGTCTTTGCCCCAAGACCCCTCAGACATTCAGCTTCTGGGCACCTCAGCCTTGCCTGCACACGGAAGCTGCCTAGACCGTCGGATCCCAGCCAACACCCCACTGTCTTTGCCCCAGGACCCGAATGTTCCAGCCGCCACGCCTTTGCCCCAGCAACCAGGCCTCCCGGACACCCAAGTCCAGGCCCTCCCACTTTTGCCCAAGCAGGGAGGCCTCCCAGACATCCAGGGTCCGTCTGCTGCACCTTTGCTTCAGGAACAAAGCTTCACAGACCTTCAGGTCCAAAAACTTACACCTTTATTGGAGCAGAAGAGCCTCCCTGATGTCCGTGATCCGCCTGCAACACTTTGGCCTGAGCAAAGAAGCTCTCAGGACATTCAGGGCCTATTATCCACCCCAGGTCAGACCACCGTGGTTTTGTCCAAACCAGGACGCCACTTGGCCTCTCCTGTCACCAGGTCAGAGTCTTCAGAGTTGACCCCACCCCACAGTCCCCCTCCTCCAACCCGGCAACTCCTGGGCCCCAACGCAGCTGCCCTCTCAAGATACCTGGCAGCCTCGTACATCAGCCAGAGCCTGGCTCGGCGGCAAGGGCCTGGGGGAGAAGCTCCCTTGGCCTCCCGGGGTTCCTGGTCCTCCTCTGCCCCCGCATCACGggccccttcacccccaccccagccccagcccccacctcccccagcccggAGGCTCAGCTATGCCACCACGGTCAACATCCAGGTTGGGGGTGGCGGGCGGCTTCGGCCAGCCAAGGCCCAGGTCAGGTTGAACCACCCTGCTCTCTTGGCTCCCGCCCAGGAATCTGTGGGCCTTCGCAGGGCTCAGGGAGCTCCTGATGCCCCTTTCCACATGTGA
- the PLEKHG2 gene encoding pleckstrin homology domain-containing family G member 2 isoform X1: MPEGARGPSLSKPSPSLGRGPTGEVCDCAAVCETQTADSFVQEGTSKQNSKRRRNELGKATKSIHSTRREQCESRAAPAAPAMASPRGSGSSTSLSTVGSEGDPAPGPTPVCSASRPEPLPGPPIRLHLSPVGTPGSAKPSRLERVAREIVETERAYVRDLRSIVEDYLGPLLDGGVLGLSAEQVGILFANIEDIYEFSSELLEDLEGSRSAGGIAECFVQRSEDFDIYTLYCMNYPSSLALLRELSLSPPAALWLQERQAQLRHSLPLQSFLLKPVQRILKYHLLLQELGKHWAEGPGVGGREMVEEAIVSMTAVAWYINDMKRKQEHAARLQEVQRRLGGWTGPELSAFGELVLEGAFRGGGGGGPRLRGGERLLFLFSRMLLVAKRRGPEYTYKGHIFCCNLSVSESPRDPLGFKVSDLTIPKHRHLLQAKNQEEKRLWIHCLQRLFFENHPASIPAKAKQVLLENSLHCAPKSKPIPEPLTPPLGSPHPRDARSFTPGRRNTAPSPGPSATRRGRRQSEPVKDPYVTFPQNAKPRLKHAGSEGELYPPIEPQPPVPASGPPEDLEDPGPPTLEPSGTSITEEILELLNQRGLRDPGCPLQPSPHDIPTFPGDSQVPGNSETLTFQALPSRDSSEEEEEEELEMDERGPSPLHVLEGLESSSAAETRDVPGLSRSPDAPSLPEIPGLSEIPKIPRLPSLSDISSVFEMPCLPAIPSVPDIPSLAGAPALPCDSWLQGPLRRPDEALAARKELVPGGSLAKRGEPSSGGRAGREEAEEGEPFPDFQPQDVPRDQGFPDGLEFRSCSEIRSAWQALEQGQLARPGFPEPLLILEDSDLGGGGGSGKAAAPSSERAASRVRELARLYSERIQQMQRAETRASANAPRRRPRALAQPQLSPRLPQEQAEPGPLPAFGHVLVCELAFPLTCAQESVPLGPATRAHAATPLSKQGGSLDGRGLHVSTLPDATATPVPEQGGPRNIQNVATATTALPQQEDPPDVQATALPDPEGHLEIQLPATAPLLEQKGRVDAQVPTSPALPRQGHCSDVTVLATATVPEQEGPLRSQSPTGTPLAKQGGSRDAPFPAGVCDQAVNVERKHGSSLDHPIPGSTALPLQHDLPDVLVPGTSPPPAWEGPPSHQIPANTPVSLPQDPSDIQLLGTSALPAHGSCLDRRIPANTPLSLPQDPNVPAATPLPQQPGLPDTQVQALPLLPKQGGLPDIQGPSAAPLLQEQSFTDLQVQKLTPLLEQKSLPDVRDPPATLWPEQRSSQDIQGLLSTPGQTTVVLSKPGRHLASPVTRSESSELTPPHSPPPPTRQLLGPNAAALSRYLAASYISQSLARRQGPGGEAPLASRGSWSSSAPASRAPSPPPQPQPPPPPARRLSYATTVNIQVGGGGRLRPAKAQVRLNHPALLAPAQESVGLRRAQGAPDAPFHM; this comes from the exons ATGCCCGAGGGAGCCCGTGGACCGAGCCTGTCCAAACCCAGCCCTAGCCTTGGCCGTGGCCCCACAGGTGAAGTGTGTGACTGTGCAGCTGTGTGTGAGACCCAGACAG CGGACAGCTTCGTGCAGGAGGGGACATCTAAACAGAATtcaaagaggaggaggaatgaGTTGGGGAAAGCAACGAAGAGTATTCATTCCACACGGAGGGAACAGTGTGAGAGCAGAG cagcccctgcagcccctgccaTGGCCTCCCCCCGAGGTTCTGGGAGCTCCACATCCCTGAGCACGGTGGGCTCTGAGGGGGACCCGGCTCCAGGGCCCACCCCAGTCTGCTCAGCATCCAGGCCAGAGCCCCTTCCAGGGCCCCCCATCCGCCTGCATCTGTCACCCGTGGGGACCCCGGGTTCGGCCAAACCCTCGAGGCTGGAGCGAGTGGCGCGAGAGATCGTGGAGACAGAGCGGGCCTATGTCCGGGACCTTCGCAGCATCGTGGAG GACTACCTGGGCCCACTGCTGGATGGTGGGGTCCTAGGGCTGAGCGCGGAGCAGGTGGGCATACTGTTTGCCAACATCGAGGACATCTACGAGTTCAGCAG CGAGCTCCTGGAAGACCTGGAGGGCAGCCGCAGCGCGGGGGGCATTGCCGAGTGTTTCGTGCAGAGG AGTGAGGATTTTGACATCTACACGTTGTACTGCATGAACTACCCGAG CTCCCTAGCCCTGCTCCGGGAGCTGTCGCTGTCCCCGCCTGCAGCCCTGTGGTTGCAGGAGCGCCAGGCCCAGCTCCGCCACTCACTGCCCCTGCAGAGCTTCCTGCTGAAACCTGTTCAGCGGATCCTCAAGTACCATCTGCTGCTGCAG GAGCTAGGCAAGCACTGGGCAGAGGGCCCGGGTGTGGGGGGCCGCGAGATGGTGGAAGAGGCCATCGTGTCCATGACCGCGGTCGCCTGGTACATCAACGACATGAAACGCAAGCAGGAGCACGCCGCGCGCCTCCAG GAAGTGCAGCGGCGGCTGGGCGGCTGGACTGGCCCGGAGCTCAGTGCTTTTGGGGAGCTGGTGCTAGAGGGCGCGTTCCGAGGTGGCGGAGGGGGCGGCCCCCGACTTCGAGGGGGCGAGCGGCTGCTCTTTCTGTTCTCACGGATGCTGCTCGTGGCCAAGCGCCGGGGACCGGAGTACACCTACAAGGGCCACATCTTT TGCTGCAACCTGAGTGTGAGCGAGAGTCCACGAGACCCTCTAGGGTTCAAGGTGTCTGATCTGACTATTCCCAAACACAGGCACCTGCTCCAG GCCAAGAACCAAGAGGAGAAGAGACTGTGGATTCACTGTCTCCAGCGCCTCTTCTTTGAGAACCACCCCGCCTCCATCCCTGCCAAG GCCAAACAAGTTCTCCTTGAAAACAGTCTGCACT GTGCTCCTAAAAGTAAGCCTATCCCAGAGCCCCTGACACCCCCGCTTGGGTCTCCCCATCCTCGGGATGCTAGAAGTTTCACGCCTGGACGAAGGAACACAG ccccgTCTCCAGGACCCTCTGCCACTCGCCGTGGCCGCAGACAGTCTG AGCCAGTGAAGGACCCGTATGTTACATTTCCACAGAACG CTAAGCCTAGACTCAAG CATGCTGGCAGTGAGGGGGAGCTCTACCCCCCCATAGAGCCTCAGCCGCCAGTGCCGGCTTCTGGACCCCCTGAGGACCTGGAGGACCCTGGACCCCCCACGCTGGAACCCTCCGGGACCTCCATCACTGAAGAGATCCTGGAACTGTTGAACCAAAGAGGCCTCCGGGATCCAGGG TGCCCGCTGCAGCCATCCCCCCACGACATTCCCACGTTCCCCGGCGACTCCCAGGTGCCGGGCAACAGTGAAACCCTCACATTCCAAGCCCTGCCCAGCCGGGACTcctcagaagaggaggaggaggaggagctagAAATGGACGAACGGGGGCCTTCCCCACTCCACGTCCTGGAAGGACTCGAAAGTTCCAGCGCGGCTGAAACTCGCGACGTTCCCGGCCTTAGCAGAAGTCCAGACGCACCCAGCCTCCCTGAAATTCCCGGCCTGTCTGAAATTCCCAAGATTCCCCGCCTTCCCAGTCTCTCTGACATTTCCAGTGTTTTTGAAATGCCCTGCCTTCCAGCCATACCTAGTGTCCCGGACATTCCTAGTCTCGCCGGTGCCCCCGCCCTTCCCTGTGACTCATGGCTCCAGGGACCTCTGCGGCGGCCCGATGAGGCTTTAGCCGCCAGGAAAGAACTGGTCCCCGGAGGCAGCTTGGCAAAACGGGGAGAACCCTCCTCCGGCGGCAGGGCAGGGCGGGAGGAGGCTGAAGAAGGGGAACCGTTCCCAGACTTCCAGCCCCAGGATGTCCCCCGAGATCAGGGATTCCCGGATGGGTTGGAATTCCGCTCTTGTTCAGAGATCCGGAGCGCCTGGCAGGCCCTGGAGCAAGGGCAGCTGGCCCGGCCAGGTTTCCCAGAGCCGCTGCTGATCCTGGAAGACTCGGATCTGGGCGGAGGCGGCGGGAGCGGGAAGGCTGCAGCCCCGAGTTCCGAGAGGGCAGCTTCCCGCGTGCGAGAGTTAGCCCGGCTCTACAGCGAGCGGATCCAGCAGATGCAGCGGGCCGAGACCCGGGCGTCAGCCAATGCCCCCCGCCGCCGGCCCCGCGCTCTGGCACAGCCACAGCTGTCCCCCCGCCTGCCCCAAGAGCAGGCCGAGCCAG ggcccctgcctgcctttggACACGTGCTGGTATGTGAGCTGGCCTTCCCGCTGACCTGTGCCCAGGAGTCTGTCCCCCTGGGTCCTGCCACCCGGGCTCACGCCGCCACACCGTTGTCTAAGCAGGGAGGCAGCCTGGATGGCCGGGGTCTCCATGTTTCAACTTTGCCGGACGCCACCGCTACCCCTGTGCCCGAGCAAGGAGGCCCCAGGAATATACAGAATGTGGCTACAGCCACCACAGCCTTGCCCCAGCAGGAAGACCCCCCAGATGTGCAGGCTACAGCTTTGCCTGACCCAGAAGGCCACCTGGAAATCCAACTTCCAGCTACCGCTCCTTTGCTTGAGCAGAAAGGCCGTGTGGACGCCCAGGTTCCAaccagcccagctctgcccaggcAGGGGCACTGTTCTGATGTCACGGTCTTAGCCACCGCCACTGTGCCCGAGCAAGAAGGCCCCCTACGTAGCCAGAGCCCGACCGGTACCCCGTTAGCTAAGCAAGGAGGTTCCAGGGATGCTCCGTTCCCAGCTGGTGTTTGTGATCAAGCCGTCAACGTGGAGCGTAAGCACGGAAGCAGCCTGGACCATCCGATCCCAGGCAGCACTGCACTGCCCTTGCAACATGACCTCCCGGACGTTCTGGTTCCGGGTACTTCACCTCCACCTGCCTGGGAAGGCCCCCCAAGCCATCAGATCCCAGCCAACACGCCAGTGTCTTTGCCCCAAGACCCCTCAGACATTCAGCTTCTGGGCACCTCAGCCTTGCCTGCACACGGAAGCTGCCTAGACCGTCGGATCCCAGCCAACACCCCACTGTCTTTGCCCCAGGACCCGAATGTTCCAGCCGCCACGCCTTTGCCCCAGCAACCAGGCCTCCCGGACACCCAAGTCCAGGCCCTCCCACTTTTGCCCAAGCAGGGAGGCCTCCCAGACATCCAGGGTCCGTCTGCTGCACCTTTGCTTCAGGAACAAAGCTTCACAGACCTTCAGGTCCAAAAACTTACACCTTTATTGGAGCAGAAGAGCCTCCCTGATGTCCGTGATCCGCCTGCAACACTTTGGCCTGAGCAAAGAAGCTCTCAGGACATTCAGGGCCTATTATCCACCCCAGGTCAGACCACCGTGGTTTTGTCCAAACCAGGACGCCACTTGGCCTCTCCTGTCACCAGGTCAGAGTCTTCAGAGTTGACCCCACCCCACAGTCCCCCTCCTCCAACCCGGCAACTCCTGGGCCCCAACGCAGCTGCCCTCTCAAGATACCTGGCAGCCTCGTACATCAGCCAGAGCCTGGCTCGGCGGCAAGGGCCTGGGGGAGAAGCTCCCTTGGCCTCCCGGGGTTCCTGGTCCTCCTCTGCCCCCGCATCACGggccccttcacccccaccccagccccagcccccacctcccccagcccggAGGCTCAGCTATGCCACCACGGTCAACATCCAGGTTGGGGGTGGCGGGCGGCTTCGGCCAGCCAAGGCCCAGGTCAGGTTGAACCACCCTGCTCTCTTGGCTCCCGCCCAGGAATCTGTGGGCCTTCGCAGGGCTCAGGGAGCTCCTGATGCCCCTTTCCACATGTGA